A stretch of the Schistocerca serialis cubense isolate TAMUIC-IGC-003099 chromosome 2, iqSchSeri2.2, whole genome shotgun sequence genome encodes the following:
- the LOC126456255 gene encoding uncharacterized protein LOC126456255, producing MPLRLISGFFTCSLNKLKYYKGFLDALDHIDELLAPSITNEVIKFGYMTVISDVFMAVILILSSFMTLGKSFGQLMIVQVFINSWVIISDLFLKQQFLLSVLELWTRFRTLKAVLVETLSTLGDPRLSQLLLGWSQKLPHVEHNGRLRRLQQAHLLLQRAAELLQAHVSPTLTFHVMYSMLGCIYSSYELLVMLVVPQAVDNVLAVTSVSFTICWLLRHVFNLATMAIACSALEEEAVKMAELLRRAAGITETSPEVKDFLRQVERGLRPVFSASGLLNIDRKLLVTTISATTTYLIVLGQIGLQSTFG from the coding sequence ATGCCTCTTAGATTGATTTCAGGCTTTTTCACCTGTTCGCTCAACAAACTAAAATACTACAAGGGTTTTCTTGATGCCTTGGATCATATTGACGAATTACTGGCTCCAAGCATCACAAATGAAGTGATAAAATTTGGCTATATGACTGTTATAAGTGATGTATTTATGGCCGTGATCTTAATTCTCTCCTCATTTATGACCCTTGGAAAGAGTTTCGGTCAACTTATGATCGTTCAGGTGTTCATAAACAGTTGGGTTATAATCTCTGATTTATTTCTCAAGCAGCAGTTTCTTCTGTCTGTGCTGGAACTGTGGACTCGGTTCAGAACACTGAAGGCTGTCCTAGTGGAGACACTGTCGACACTGGGAGACCCCAGACTGTCTCAGCTGCTGCTGGGCTGGAGCCAGAAACTTCCACATGTGGAACACAATGGCAGACTGCGAAGGCTACAGCAGGCCCACCTGCTGCTGCAACGTGCTGCTGAGCTGCTGCAGGCTCACGTGTCTCCCACACTCACCTTCCACGTTATGTACAGCATGCTGGGCTGCATCTACAGCAGCTACGAATTGCTCGTTATGCTGGTGGTGCCCCAGGCAGTAGATAATGTACTGGCCGTAACATCTGTAAGTTTTACCATCTGCTGGCTGCTCAGGCACGTGTTTAATCTGGCAACGATGGCGATTGCGTGCTCTGCGCTGGAAGAGGAGGCTGTAAAGATGGCCGAGTTATTGAGGAGGGCTGCAGGAATCACAGAGACCTCCCCTGAGGTGAAGGACTTCCTGAGACAAGTGGAGCGAGGGCTTCGTCCTGTGTTCTCTGCATCTGGTTTGCTGAACATCGACCGGAAATTGTTAGTGACTACCATCTCTGCAACAACCACGTACCTTATTGTGCTGGGTCAGATTGGTCTTCAGTCAACATTTGGGTAA